Proteins co-encoded in one Paraburkholderia edwinii genomic window:
- a CDS encoding Mrr restriction system protein: MAEITRRRTGELLRALFKLLTLSPEGLPARLALQQLEQQVVLSEYEQGEYDSGGRRFDKIVRFATVDCVKAGWLVKNKGTWLITEEGKTAYETIKDPEAFSKQAVKLYQQWRATQPDAEPSTPEESDDTSSGKAASITLEEAEEQAWDEISQYLHQMNPYDFQSLVADLLRAMGYHVEWVAPPGKDGGMDILAWPDPLGTKPPRIKVQVKRQVQPVNVDGVRSFLAVLGDDDVGLFVALGGFTKDAVDAARNQERRRLTLIDIRRLYDLWVDHYRNLSDEARRRMPLRPVYFLSPEG; the protein is encoded by the coding sequence ATGGCCGAAATCACGCGACGACGCACCGGCGAGCTGCTACGCGCACTATTCAAGCTGCTAACGTTGTCGCCTGAAGGGCTACCTGCTCGGCTAGCGTTGCAACAACTCGAACAGCAAGTCGTTCTGTCGGAGTATGAGCAGGGCGAATACGACTCGGGCGGACGACGATTCGATAAGATCGTGCGGTTTGCAACGGTCGACTGCGTCAAAGCTGGCTGGTTAGTTAAGAACAAGGGCACGTGGCTGATTACCGAGGAAGGGAAGACAGCCTACGAAACAATCAAGGACCCGGAAGCCTTCTCTAAACAGGCGGTCAAGCTATATCAGCAGTGGCGCGCGACCCAACCTGATGCGGAGCCGTCGACCCCGGAAGAATCAGACGACACCTCTAGCGGTAAAGCGGCCAGCATTACCCTTGAAGAAGCCGAAGAACAGGCGTGGGATGAGATATCACAGTACCTGCACCAGATGAACCCCTACGATTTCCAGTCGTTGGTGGCTGATCTATTGCGCGCAATGGGATATCACGTGGAATGGGTAGCGCCCCCGGGAAAGGATGGTGGCATGGATATTCTTGCTTGGCCGGATCCGCTGGGCACTAAGCCACCTCGTATTAAGGTGCAGGTAAAGCGTCAGGTTCAACCGGTCAATGTGGACGGCGTGCGCTCGTTCCTTGCCGTGCTCGGAGACGACGACGTGGGTCTTTTTGTAGCACTTGGGGGATTCACGAAAGACGCGGTCGATGCAGCCCGAAATCAAGAGCGCCGACGCCTCACTCTCATCGATATACGGAGGCTATATGATTTGTGGGTGGATCACTACAGAAACCTAAGCGATGAAGCGCGCAGGCGCATGCCGTTGAGGCCGGTTTATTTTCTTTCGCCGGAAGGCTAG
- a CDS encoding TIGR02677 family protein has translation MFKHVTAEKARLYRAILDVFATAKRQYRLQLRPDEIMDEAAWPDEVPRSEDLNLALAQLSEWGNLQSQPDTARVSTLNDFYRARFLYRLSAGGEAIEAALATFSQSLRRKAELQTVALEDIASRLSALLILLNDSHDELDVPKVHEILRDLVQVFEKLADNAQAFMAGVARSMELHQAEANVVANYKRRLIDYLERFLGDLVHRSDAIAAMLQQIAPRINSALQQVAEREARDAAPADELEAAEERTRRWREWLDRWKGLRGWFLASGQVPPQADLLRSRARAAIPQLLGAIAAINDRRSGRSDRSADFRTLAGWFAACESNEAAHRLARAAFALNPARHYSINPIATEDVPASTSWADAPPLEITPRLREYGEMAPRGPLPKVRDRSAERALLSVQFAEESRQVETARQRLATGRQKRLSDLGELNTTEFSLFLNLLGEALSEQADPDTSVERHTGDGLLLIRLEPLERGSFARIHTPAGTFSGRDHLITITEVDG, from the coding sequence TTGTTCAAACACGTGACTGCCGAAAAAGCACGCTTATACCGCGCCATTCTCGACGTCTTCGCGACAGCAAAAAGGCAATATCGATTGCAATTGCGGCCGGACGAGATAATGGACGAGGCAGCGTGGCCTGATGAAGTGCCGAGATCCGAAGATCTCAACCTGGCGCTTGCCCAGCTTTCCGAATGGGGAAACCTGCAATCGCAGCCAGACACAGCGCGAGTATCGACGCTAAACGATTTCTACAGGGCCCGCTTCCTCTATCGGTTATCCGCAGGCGGCGAAGCCATCGAAGCCGCGCTTGCAACTTTCAGCCAGAGCCTTCGACGAAAAGCTGAACTCCAGACTGTTGCGCTCGAAGACATCGCTTCACGGTTGAGCGCCCTTCTGATTCTGCTCAACGATAGCCATGACGAACTGGACGTGCCAAAGGTTCATGAGATATTGCGTGACCTCGTGCAGGTGTTCGAGAAGCTTGCCGACAATGCACAGGCGTTCATGGCGGGTGTCGCGCGAAGCATGGAACTGCACCAAGCGGAAGCGAATGTCGTGGCCAACTACAAGCGTCGACTCATCGACTATCTGGAACGCTTCCTCGGCGATTTAGTTCACCGCTCGGATGCAATCGCAGCGATGCTTCAGCAGATCGCTCCCCGTATCAACTCCGCCTTGCAGCAGGTAGCAGAACGAGAGGCACGAGACGCCGCGCCTGCGGATGAGCTTGAAGCCGCGGAAGAACGCACACGTCGTTGGCGAGAATGGCTTGACCGATGGAAAGGGCTGCGTGGATGGTTTTTGGCGAGTGGTCAAGTACCGCCGCAAGCAGATCTCCTTCGATCGAGAGCTCGCGCAGCCATCCCGCAATTGCTCGGCGCAATCGCTGCGATCAACGATCGTCGAAGCGGCCGCAGCGACCGTTCTGCCGATTTCCGCACGCTCGCCGGCTGGTTTGCCGCGTGCGAAAGCAACGAGGCAGCACATCGTCTCGCACGTGCGGCATTTGCACTCAACCCCGCACGACACTATTCGATTAATCCGATCGCAACCGAAGATGTGCCGGCAAGCACATCATGGGCTGATGCACCACCGCTTGAAATCACCCCTCGTTTGCGCGAGTACGGGGAAATGGCGCCGCGCGGCCCGTTGCCGAAAGTACGAGATCGAAGCGCCGAACGAGCATTGCTATCAGTGCAATTCGCCGAAGAATCGCGCCAGGTTGAGACCGCTCGACAACGGCTTGCGACGGGCCGGCAAAAGCGGCTCTCCGACCTTGGCGAACTTAACACTACAGAGTTCAGCCTCTTTCTCAATCTTTTGGGCGAGGCTTTGAGCGAGCAGGCCGATCCGGACACTTCAGTCGAGCGGCACACGGGAGACGGACTTTTGCTGATTCGTCTTGAGCCGCTCGAACGAGGCTCATTTGCGCGAATTCATACGCCGGCTGGCACTTTCAGCGGGCGAGATCACCTGATCACCATTACGGAGGTTGACGGCTGA
- a CDS encoding HNH endonuclease: MPELLTPTADQQLAFLRQLQLIFDEGEFSSTYKYALLLALGELAVEMGDDTGSSLQIPIERIAEKFIEFYWPQSVPYVDIDLGESVVLFQNLGQQQASVITSLQRLRSQGITTLTQARESSHWSETVRSISATVKEMPIRYLQNVAGTTISFLYALPVIGNVVELLPGVSYNLRQFQGFLQQLARTGWTAHVSANRRNTRLIGRSARLERFLFGTSRADLSDVALILRPLQEDRCFFCQGRLYDQAVVDHFIPWSRYPRDTALNFVVAHATCNADKRELLAGQPHLDRWLERNYQRHEDIGSAIAELGFVSNLTVTNTIAKWAYRQAFEAKGHFWLRHKQTEPATAEILVAFA, translated from the coding sequence ATGCCCGAACTTTTAACTCCTACCGCGGATCAGCAACTTGCCTTTTTGCGGCAGCTACAACTCATATTTGATGAAGGCGAGTTCAGTTCCACCTACAAGTACGCATTGCTACTCGCCCTCGGGGAGCTTGCAGTCGAAATGGGCGATGACACGGGTTCATCGCTACAAATTCCGATAGAACGAATCGCCGAGAAATTTATCGAGTTTTATTGGCCGCAGAGTGTGCCATACGTTGACATCGATTTGGGTGAGTCTGTCGTTCTGTTCCAGAACTTGGGGCAGCAGCAAGCTTCTGTCATTACGAGCTTGCAGCGACTGCGATCTCAAGGCATTACAACTTTGACGCAGGCGAGAGAGAGTTCGCACTGGTCCGAAACCGTCCGAAGCATATCGGCTACGGTGAAAGAGATGCCTATCCGATACCTACAAAACGTTGCGGGCACGACCATCTCGTTCCTTTATGCATTGCCCGTTATCGGAAACGTGGTCGAGCTATTGCCGGGTGTCTCGTACAATCTCCGGCAGTTTCAAGGATTCCTTCAACAACTGGCACGAACCGGATGGACCGCCCACGTTAGCGCTAATCGACGCAATACAAGATTGATCGGGCGGTCCGCGAGACTTGAACGGTTTCTGTTTGGAACGTCAAGGGCAGACCTTTCGGATGTCGCATTGATCTTGCGTCCCCTACAAGAGGATCGTTGCTTTTTCTGTCAGGGAAGGTTGTACGATCAGGCTGTGGTTGACCATTTCATTCCTTGGTCGCGCTACCCACGGGACACAGCTCTCAACTTCGTCGTCGCACACGCAACATGTAACGCGGATAAACGTGAATTGCTTGCCGGGCAGCCGCACCTTGATCGTTGGCTGGAACGCAACTATCAGCGGCATGAGGACATCGGTTCGGCAATTGCGGAACTCGGCTTTGTATCAAATCTGACAGTTACGAATACCATTGCGAAATGGGCTTATAGGCAAGCTTTCGAAGCGAAGGGACATTTCTGGTTGCGGCATAAACAAACGGAACCGGCTACCGCGGAGATTTTGGTAGCCTTTGCCTGA
- a CDS encoding TIGR02680 family protein: MSEHDNFPAPIANGVQTLPEPSLERWQPLRVGVLELFHYDSEEFWFHDGHLLLRGNNGTGKSKVLSLTLPFLFDANLRPNRVEPDGDSGKRMAWNLLVGSYKRRIGYTWIEFGRRDREGQMHYLTLGAGLSAVEGKPSVDAWFFMLAGGLTGGSRIGRDFWLTNQQGTVLTRDRLRETIDGHGKLYDNAALYRHAVDERLFNLGEKRYDALMDTLIQLRQPQLSRKPDEAGLSHALTEALPPMPQALLTDVAEALNQLEEDRQQLDNIKELHGAVQHFNRRYERYARIQSRRQARELRQAQTEFDNASQSRNAAHDHLEAAQAAEINAVEKLEAGQLLKGAARARLETLQSNPTMQDANRLENAEKDLERRNADVTKEEEASSRASQLRDTEARRTNEYVEEVRSKGAFLIRARGSYLTYAETARLAREVMGNILLTTDPAHVASINDREFDQAAVGLRNATSGRRDAIKTLKDRIRDVEKAQVRLREVQRSVEEAKFDVQEATERRADADMEAERTGQTLVDAWVAYSASLQQLEFDSDQHIATLADWVAKPDGENPARKALQGAYQHRQTQLASAEADLARERQMLRARVEELENERAELNAGRDPAPPAPHTRSEQMRTARSGAPFWRVVDFKDKLDDAQRAGLEAALEASGLLDAWVEPDGQVSLADGKPWLDSHWSTRPVTPAENLADWLQSDCGPETPVSAETVERLLRGVACGQDDDAACEAWVSPSGLFRLGPLSGDWSKPQALYIGQSARAKARDLRLEAIRAEIAQLESMLARVMLDLDNLLVQRSRAALELSSAPADTELLAAMQSVAVAMRDFMSARARLDRVEAQCREAEDHYRAASDRLARDAEDSRLPTNEVELAKVEEALVYCMDSQNDMLSLIRECRRLQMDLERQRAHMLELDDRYQESLEKLASVRQEAEELRTRFETLKETIGVVVASLRAKLAEARNAVDESEQAERTLSDQRRVAGEHRAAAVQKLEDAQATLDTRAQARADAIAQLQRFASSNLLLSALPELEIPELANEWTIDPALTLARRVEQSLSDIKDDDHTWNEVQKQVNEVFMDLQRSLTALGHQVVAETSDWGLVVHVTYHRRQERPGQLAASLADEISQRSELLSAHERSVLENHLQAEIASEIQHMLRAAEQQVVAVNKELEKRPTSTGVRYRLLWQPLTEAEGAPIGLELARKRLLNTSSDLWTSEDRQVVGNMLQLQIKSERDRADSGDILGGTDTGVSLFDQLSRALDYRRWHRFRVERYQGGQWRKLSGPASSGERALGLTVPLFAAIASFYSRSGNPHAPRLMLLDEAFAGIDNLARAHCMGLIREFDLDFVITSEREWACYAELPGVAICQLQRREGVDAVHVSRWIWDGKSRRSAPDPERHLSPS, encoded by the coding sequence ATGAGTGAACACGATAATTTTCCCGCACCGATTGCGAACGGCGTTCAGACTCTTCCTGAACCGTCTCTGGAACGCTGGCAGCCCTTGCGTGTGGGTGTGCTGGAACTGTTCCATTACGACAGTGAGGAGTTCTGGTTCCACGACGGCCACCTTCTGCTTCGCGGCAACAACGGCACGGGCAAGTCTAAAGTTTTGTCACTTACCCTTCCATTCCTGTTCGATGCGAACTTGCGGCCCAATAGGGTCGAGCCCGACGGAGACAGCGGGAAGAGGATGGCATGGAATCTTCTTGTGGGCAGTTACAAACGGCGCATCGGATACACGTGGATCGAGTTTGGCCGCAGGGATCGGGAAGGCCAAATGCACTATCTCACGCTCGGCGCAGGCCTATCGGCTGTGGAAGGCAAGCCAAGTGTAGACGCATGGTTTTTCATGCTTGCCGGCGGATTGACCGGAGGCTCTCGCATCGGCAGAGATTTCTGGTTGACTAACCAGCAAGGCACCGTACTCACTCGTGATCGGCTACGCGAGACGATCGATGGGCACGGCAAGTTATACGATAACGCTGCCTTGTATCGTCATGCCGTCGACGAGCGATTGTTCAATCTGGGCGAAAAGCGGTACGACGCACTGATGGATACGCTCATTCAGCTGCGGCAACCTCAGCTTTCACGCAAGCCCGACGAGGCCGGGCTCTCACATGCATTAACAGAAGCACTTCCACCGATGCCGCAAGCGCTCTTGACCGACGTAGCAGAGGCGCTCAATCAACTGGAAGAAGACCGACAACAACTGGACAACATCAAAGAGTTGCATGGCGCCGTGCAGCACTTCAATCGTCGATACGAGCGCTATGCACGTATCCAGAGCCGTCGGCAAGCCCGGGAATTGAGACAGGCGCAGACTGAATTCGACAACGCGAGCCAGTCGCGAAACGCTGCGCATGACCACCTTGAAGCCGCGCAAGCGGCGGAGATAAATGCAGTCGAGAAACTCGAGGCGGGTCAGTTGCTAAAAGGGGCCGCACGCGCACGGCTTGAGACCTTGCAATCGAATCCAACCATGCAAGATGCCAACCGGTTGGAGAACGCAGAAAAGGATCTCGAGCGTCGTAACGCCGATGTGACGAAAGAAGAGGAAGCAAGCTCACGGGCGAGCCAGCTACGGGACACCGAGGCGAGACGAACAAACGAATACGTTGAAGAAGTGCGTTCGAAAGGGGCGTTTCTCATCAGGGCGCGCGGCAGCTACCTGACCTATGCGGAGACAGCTCGGCTCGCGCGCGAAGTCATGGGCAACATCCTGTTGACGACCGATCCCGCTCACGTCGCGTCTATCAATGATCGAGAATTCGACCAGGCTGCGGTCGGTCTTCGAAACGCCACAAGCGGGCGGCGCGATGCAATCAAAACCTTGAAAGATCGCATTCGCGATGTGGAAAAGGCACAAGTCCGGTTACGTGAGGTGCAACGAAGCGTTGAAGAAGCCAAGTTCGATGTACAGGAGGCGACCGAACGTCGGGCCGATGCCGATATGGAGGCGGAACGCACCGGGCAGACACTCGTAGATGCTTGGGTCGCTTACAGTGCAAGCCTACAGCAACTGGAATTCGATTCGGACCAGCACATTGCCACCTTGGCCGACTGGGTTGCCAAACCCGACGGCGAGAACCCTGCCAGAAAAGCGCTGCAAGGCGCTTACCAGCATCGCCAGACGCAATTGGCATCGGCGGAGGCCGATCTGGCGAGAGAACGCCAGATGCTCAGGGCTCGAGTCGAGGAACTTGAGAACGAACGCGCAGAGTTGAACGCTGGACGTGACCCGGCGCCTCCCGCGCCACATACGCGCTCCGAGCAAATGCGAACGGCACGCTCCGGAGCGCCTTTTTGGCGCGTGGTCGATTTCAAGGACAAGCTGGACGACGCACAACGGGCCGGCCTGGAGGCCGCGCTCGAAGCGTCGGGATTGCTCGATGCATGGGTAGAGCCTGACGGACAAGTCTCTCTGGCGGATGGAAAGCCGTGGCTTGACAGCCACTGGAGCACGCGGCCCGTTACGCCTGCCGAAAATTTGGCTGACTGGCTGCAATCAGATTGTGGCCCTGAGACGCCTGTGTCTGCCGAAACAGTAGAAAGGCTTCTGCGCGGCGTCGCATGCGGGCAAGACGACGATGCGGCCTGCGAGGCGTGGGTTTCCCCATCAGGTCTATTCCGGCTAGGTCCTCTTAGCGGAGACTGGAGCAAACCACAGGCACTTTACATCGGACAGTCAGCGCGCGCCAAAGCTCGTGACCTACGCCTGGAAGCGATTCGAGCGGAGATCGCCCAGCTCGAATCTATGCTCGCGCGCGTGATGCTTGATCTCGACAATCTTCTGGTACAACGGTCACGCGCAGCGCTCGAATTGTCGAGTGCCCCGGCAGATACCGAATTGCTTGCCGCAATGCAGAGCGTGGCGGTGGCGATGCGCGATTTCATGTCGGCAAGGGCACGCCTGGATCGGGTGGAGGCGCAGTGCCGCGAGGCAGAGGATCATTATCGCGCCGCAAGCGACAGACTGGCTCGAGATGCAGAGGATTCCCGCTTGCCAACTAATGAAGTAGAGCTCGCGAAAGTTGAAGAGGCTCTGGTGTACTGCATGGACTCACAAAATGACATGCTCAGCCTCATAAGAGAATGCCGGAGACTCCAGATGGATCTCGAGCGCCAGCGAGCTCATATGCTGGAATTGGATGACCGATATCAGGAAAGCCTCGAAAAACTGGCATCGGTCCGGCAAGAAGCTGAAGAGCTGCGCACGCGGTTCGAGACGTTAAAGGAGACTATTGGCGTCGTGGTGGCGAGCCTACGCGCCAAGCTAGCTGAAGCACGAAATGCCGTGGACGAAAGCGAGCAGGCGGAAAGGACACTAAGCGATCAGCGCCGCGTGGCTGGCGAACATCGTGCAGCCGCTGTGCAGAAGCTGGAAGACGCGCAAGCGACGCTCGATACTCGCGCGCAAGCGCGTGCGGATGCGATCGCACAATTGCAGCGATTCGCCTCGAGCAACTTGCTGCTATCGGCGCTGCCTGAACTCGAAATTCCCGAGCTGGCGAATGAATGGACGATCGACCCAGCGCTCACGCTGGCACGCAGGGTTGAGCAGTCCCTTAGCGATATCAAGGACGACGACCACACGTGGAACGAAGTTCAGAAGCAGGTCAACGAAGTCTTCATGGACTTGCAGCGGTCGTTGACTGCATTAGGCCATCAGGTCGTTGCCGAAACAAGCGACTGGGGGCTCGTCGTTCATGTCACTTATCACCGAAGGCAGGAAAGGCCGGGACAGCTGGCCGCCAGCCTGGCAGACGAGATTTCCCAGCGCAGCGAGCTGTTATCCGCGCATGAACGATCTGTACTCGAAAATCATCTGCAGGCGGAGATTGCATCCGAGATACAACACATGCTTCGCGCTGCGGAGCAGCAGGTTGTCGCTGTCAACAAGGAACTTGAAAAGCGTCCAACGTCGACAGGGGTGCGTTATCGATTGCTATGGCAGCCGCTCACTGAGGCCGAGGGCGCCCCAATTGGCCTCGAGCTTGCCCGCAAACGTCTTCTCAATACCAGCTCGGATCTTTGGACAAGCGAGGATCGACAGGTCGTCGGCAACATGTTGCAGCTTCAGATCAAGTCTGAACGTGACCGTGCGGACTCGGGCGATATCCTCGGCGGTACCGATACCGGCGTGAGCCTCTTCGATCAACTTTCCCGCGCGCTCGACTACCGCCGCTGGCATCGCTTCCGTGTCGAACGATATCAGGGTGGTCAGTGGAGGAAGCTGAGTGGCCCGGCTTCGAGCGGGGAACGTGCACTAGGATTGACGGTACCATTGTTCGCAGCAATTGCCAGTTTTTATAGCCGAAGCGGCAATCCACATGCGCCGCGATTGATGTTGCTCGATGAGGCATTTGCTGGAATCGATAACCTGGCCCGCGCTCATTGCATGGGACTTATTCGAGAATTCGACCTTGATTTCGTCATTACCAGTGAACGGGAATGGGCATGTTATGCGGAGCTGCCAGGCGTCGCGATCTGCCAGTTGCAACGCCGCGAAGGCGTCGACGCAGTTCATGTTTCAAGGTGGATCTGGGACGGCAAGTCGCGTCGGTCGGCGCCGGATCCGGAACGACATCTATCACCGTCTTAA
- a CDS encoding TIGR02678 family protein, translating to MNRETRRPHRSQTASSQHIGEMQARQQREDFQSALRALLMRPLLAPGDPGFTAVRRQADKLREWFTRETGWGLVVERDGARLYKRPADTQDATRGLPDFDRRRYVLLCLACAVLERANLQTTLRELGEKLMEFSLEFDLAQRGFSFTLTSASERRELVTVCKLLLDLGVLTRVAGDEDDFIHSQSPDGDALYDVQRRALSGMLAAVRGPSTWTREEAPVSSQERLNALVSEHVPDTEEGHRTAIRHALARRLLDDPVVYMKSLDPESLSYFTYQRGAMAVRLCEATGLVAEQRAEGLALTDDGTLTDIAMPAEGTEAHVTLLVAEYLATRAKHEPGSGETTSAAVVAFIRDASVHHGHYWRKSAREPGAEDVLAATALTRLENLRLIERSGDQVLPLPAICRFAIGDAQIQSNVREAGPSNNTLL from the coding sequence ATGAACCGTGAAACTCGCAGGCCGCATCGCTCCCAGACGGCAAGCAGCCAGCATATCGGCGAAATGCAAGCCCGTCAGCAACGCGAAGATTTCCAGAGTGCTTTGCGAGCCTTGCTGATGCGGCCGCTCCTCGCGCCTGGGGATCCGGGTTTCACAGCGGTGCGTCGACAGGCCGACAAGCTCCGTGAGTGGTTTACTCGTGAGACCGGATGGGGATTGGTCGTCGAGCGCGACGGCGCCCGGCTGTATAAGCGACCTGCGGACACACAAGATGCGACACGCGGTTTGCCAGACTTCGATCGTCGGCGCTATGTGTTGTTATGTCTCGCATGTGCGGTGCTTGAACGCGCGAATTTGCAGACCACGTTGCGCGAACTTGGCGAGAAGCTAATGGAATTCTCGTTAGAGTTTGACCTTGCTCAACGCGGCTTTTCGTTCACGTTGACGAGCGCTTCCGAGCGACGCGAACTGGTGACGGTTTGTAAACTACTGCTCGACCTGGGCGTTTTGACACGAGTAGCCGGCGACGAAGACGACTTCATTCATTCCCAGTCCCCCGATGGCGATGCGCTTTACGATGTTCAGCGCAGAGCGCTATCGGGCATGCTTGCGGCGGTACGTGGCCCGTCCACCTGGACGCGCGAGGAAGCGCCAGTCAGCTCGCAAGAGCGCCTGAATGCGTTGGTCTCCGAGCACGTACCCGACACGGAAGAGGGACACCGTACCGCCATACGCCACGCGCTGGCGAGGCGCCTCCTCGACGACCCGGTTGTCTACATGAAATCGCTCGATCCCGAGTCGTTGAGTTACTTCACATATCAACGCGGCGCGATGGCAGTGAGATTATGCGAAGCGACCGGACTCGTCGCCGAACAGCGAGCCGAAGGCCTTGCATTGACGGACGACGGAACATTGACGGATATAGCGATGCCGGCCGAGGGCACGGAAGCGCATGTCACGCTATTGGTTGCCGAGTACCTTGCGACACGCGCAAAACACGAACCCGGCTCCGGCGAAACAACATCAGCAGCCGTTGTCGCATTCATCCGCGACGCGAGCGTCCACCATGGCCACTACTGGCGCAAGTCTGCCCGTGAACCTGGTGCCGAGGACGTTCTGGCTGCCACAGCGCTCACCAGGCTGGAAAACCTTCGACTGATCGAGCGCAGCGGCGATCAAGTATTACCCTTGCCAGCCATCTGTCGTTTCGCAATCGGCGACGCGCAGATTCAGTCGAACGTGCGCGAAGCTGGTCCCTCAAACAATACGTTGCTTTAG
- a CDS encoding zinc-finger-containing protein, with protein MRVGRPVKALPQPHCDYCGARAQLAQFGDADYPYRDDHGAVWICTACAAWIGVRPRSKHNVPLGRLADAPLREAKSRLHDMLEPLAEAKSRRDGVSVFEARAKAVRWAAAELGFDPLPSSLHAFTLDQCEQALRYVEAWKAHRHGG; from the coding sequence GTGCGAGTCGGCCGCCCCGTCAAAGCTCTCCCCCAACCGCATTGCGACTACTGCGGCGCGCGTGCGCAGCTCGCGCAATTTGGCGACGCGGACTATCCGTACCGCGATGACCATGGTGCAGTGTGGATCTGCACGGCGTGCGCGGCATGGATCGGGGTGCGGCCACGCAGCAAGCACAACGTACCGCTCGGCCGCCTTGCCGATGCGCCGTTACGCGAAGCAAAGAGCCGCTTGCACGATATGCTCGAACCGTTAGCGGAGGCGAAGTCGCGCCGCGACGGCGTGAGTGTCTTCGAGGCCCGCGCCAAGGCAGTCCGATGGGCTGCGGCAGAGCTCGGTTTCGATCCGTTGCCATCGAGTCTTCATGCCTTTACGCTTGATCAGTGCGAGCAGGCGCTACGATATGTAGAAGCGTGGAAGGCGCATCGGCACGGGGGCTGA
- a CDS encoding TIGR02679 family protein has product MKGESNRKLHNLLGRPELAALRQRLRERFSRLAADESPPFIRLARLLPAEYEALAMMTGRPASGAQSIVLDVAAVDAALNAAGVANSLKEALEELDGPIAAAVTKSEREAEWTALRNRCEDPRIARLFDSTGSIGLLKRLAKADLHAAGRLLQHASAVLSRLPAKGVPRSQLAADVLGDAHALDNGQPIATLVLAVYRRTQSIEEIAESGIDGSTERLSESVREVWAKAGVVVNELARPALILNVPVQSENLFCDEGEPVYLSLRRLLRRAPTWDVRGRDVYVCENPNVVAIAADQLGGACAPLVCTDGMPAAAQRVLLDQLVASGAQLLYHGDFDWAGIGIASHVIRNWAAKPWRYGRAEYEAAVSKVPHAEGNLTGLSVTALWDPLLTESMERHRIGIAEEAVSGELLADLDRRLR; this is encoded by the coding sequence ATGAAAGGTGAATCGAACAGGAAGCTTCACAATCTGCTCGGACGCCCGGAACTTGCGGCTTTACGTCAACGATTGCGTGAGCGCTTTTCACGCCTTGCTGCGGATGAGTCACCGCCATTTATCCGGCTCGCGCGACTGCTTCCGGCCGAATACGAAGCGCTGGCGATGATGACAGGGCGGCCAGCGAGCGGCGCACAGTCGATCGTGCTCGATGTCGCTGCCGTTGACGCCGCATTGAACGCGGCCGGCGTTGCGAATTCGCTGAAGGAAGCACTTGAGGAACTCGACGGGCCGATTGCCGCCGCTGTGACGAAGTCTGAACGCGAGGCGGAGTGGACTGCCCTCCGCAACCGTTGCGAAGATCCGCGTATTGCGAGGCTTTTTGATTCGACTGGATCGATTGGTCTGCTCAAGAGGCTCGCCAAAGCCGACCTTCATGCGGCCGGTCGGTTATTGCAACACGCGTCGGCCGTGTTGTCCCGGTTGCCTGCCAAAGGTGTTCCGCGATCACAGCTCGCAGCCGATGTTCTCGGCGACGCGCACGCACTTGACAATGGCCAACCGATAGCAACGCTTGTGCTCGCGGTTTATCGACGGACGCAATCTATCGAAGAAATCGCCGAATCTGGAATTGATGGCAGCACCGAACGCCTAAGTGAATCGGTGAGAGAGGTATGGGCGAAGGCTGGGGTCGTCGTCAATGAGCTTGCTAGACCCGCGCTTATTCTCAATGTTCCCGTGCAATCGGAGAACTTGTTCTGCGACGAAGGTGAGCCGGTGTATCTCTCATTGCGACGTCTGTTGCGGCGTGCACCCACGTGGGATGTTCGAGGCCGGGACGTTTATGTCTGTGAGAACCCCAATGTTGTCGCAATTGCAGCCGATCAATTGGGAGGAGCTTGTGCGCCGCTTGTTTGCACGGATGGCATGCCTGCGGCTGCTCAACGGGTCTTGCTTGATCAGTTAGTGGCATCAGGTGCTCAGCTGCTGTATCACGGGGATTTTGATTGGGCGGGAATCGGCATTGCAAGCCATGTTATTCGGAACTGGGCAGCCAAGCCTTGGCGGTATGGGAGGGCCGAATATGAGGCGGCCGTATCCAAAGTACCTCATGCTGAAGGGAATTTGACGGGATTGTCTGTTACCGCTTTATGGGATCCGCTTTTGACGGAGTCGATGGAGCGTCACAGGATCGGAATTGCGGAGGAAGCGGTTAGCGGTGAGTTGCTCGCGGACTTGGATCGAAGGCTACGCTAA